The genome window TATTCTCCTCCTGTGGCTTAACGGTTAGTATTTCCACTGGAAACATTTTCATGAACGGTAACAAATAGCTAAACATCTTAATAGCAAACATCGAGGAAGGCTGTCCATCGTATAAAAGTACAATCTTATCAACTAGCTCGAAATCTTCGGGTGCTACCAGCACCGGGCACTGGATATCTCCCAGCAAATCACGCAGAAAACCCGTGGGCGGTATTTGCGGATAAGGCGATAGCGTTTCATTTTTGCCAATGATCAAAAGATCGGCGTAAACCGTTTCGTGCAATAATTCCGGCAATGCAAAATTGGGGTCGTGGTGGATATTAAACTCAATGTCTGCCTTTTGACAAAGCGCGGTAAATTTCTCAACCGATTCTGCCCTTGAAACAAGGTCTTGCTCATTGAGCTTGCGGAGTTGCTGCTCCCAGGGTTCAAGCCGTGGCGCCAGCTCATAAATGGAATAACTATGATAGCTGAAATCTTCAAGAAACACCCCGACCAGATGAGACTGGGTCTCACGGGCAATCTGAATGGCAAATTGTACTGTACTTTCTGCGTATTTAAGGCCATCGATGGCCGCAATGATCTTTTTCATAAGTTTCTGGTTTAATGGTGAGCAAAAAAGAATGGTAAGTCTAGGTTTTCCAGCAGCGAATCAGCTGTGCTCGGAGATAGCAGCGTTGAAAATGAAGTTCGGCCATAAGAACCCATGATGACCAATGTTCTTTTTTTATCATACAAGTATTTGTAGAGTTCAGGGCCTGCTTTACCGGAC of Dyadobacter chenhuakuii contains these proteins:
- a CDS encoding universal stress protein, which translates into the protein MKKIIAAIDGLKYAESTVQFAIQIARETQSHLVGVFLEDFSYHSYSIYELAPRLEPWEQQLRKLNEQDLVSRAESVEKFTALCQKADIEFNIHHDPNFALPELLHETVYADLLIIGKNETLSPYPQIPPTGFLRDLLGDIQCPVLVAPEDFELVDKIVLLYDGQPSSMFAIKMFSYLLPFMKMFPVEILTVKPQEENMHVPDNRLMKEFSKRHFHNASYHVLHGAAEQEIVRYLKESERPPLVVLGAYQRNLVSRWFRQSMADVLMEKLDSPLFIAHT